The following coding sequences lie in one Onychomys torridus chromosome X, mOncTor1.1, whole genome shotgun sequence genomic window:
- the Cdr1 gene encoding LOW QUALITY PROTEIN: cerebellar degeneration-related antigen 1 (The sequence of the model RefSeq protein was modified relative to this genomic sequence to represent the inferred CDS: inserted 4 bases in 3 codons; deleted 1 base in 1 codon), translating to MGFFWKTGSSGRLWIFGKTVDLQEECGSSGRLWIFRKIVDLWEDCGFLGRCGFWEDMDFPEDVDFWEDVXFWEDVDFLEDMDFSRRRGFWEELDLXEDMDFWEDVDFEKXLGFWEDIDFWEDVDFQEDMDFWEDIDYLEDLDFPEAMDLMEDMDFQEDLNYLEDQDYLEDIDMWKTWEFLEDIDLQEDVYLQEDIPWLEDLDIIGRHGSIGRPGFSGRLGFLEDLNWWKT from the exons ATGGGATTTTTCTGGAAGACTGGATCTTCAGGAAGACTGTGGATCTTTGGGAAGACTGTGGATCTTCAGGAAGAATGTGGATCTTCGGGAAGACTGTGGATCTTCAGGAAGATTGTGGATCTTTGGGAAGACTGTGGATTTTTGGGAAGATGTGGATTTTGGGAAGACATGGATTTTCCAGAAGACGTGGATTTTTGGGAAGACG GATTTTGGGAAGACGTGGATTTTCTGGAAGACATGGATTTTTCCAGAAGACGTGGATTTTGGGAAGAATTGGATT GGGAAGACATGGATTTTTGGGAAGACGTGGATTTTGAGAA ACTTGGATTTTGGGAAGACATAGATTTTTGGGAAGATGTGGATTTTCAGGAAGACATGGATTTTTGGGAAGACATAGATTATCTGGAAGACTTGGACTTCCCGGAAGCTATGGATTTGATGGAAGACATGGATTTTCAGGAAGACCTGAATTATCTGGAAGACCAGGATTATTTGGAAGACATAGATATGTGGAAGACTTGGGAA TTTCTGGAAGACATCGATCTTCAGGAAGACGTATATCTTCAGGAAGACATACCTTGGCTGGAAGACCTGGATATTATTGGAAGACATGGATCTATTGGAAGACCTGGATTTAGTGGAAGACTTGGGTTTCTGGAAGACTTGAACTGGTGGAAGACATAG